The DNA region GACGGGGCATGCTGCGGCGAGCGCGGACAAGGGCACTGCGTTGACAGAGCAACTGCCCGCTAGCACGGGCATGTTGATCAGCGTGTTCGTCGCGGCCAGGGCGCGGGGGCGCAGGCTTGGGGCCCTGCTCTCCCAGGCGGTGATCGGCCAAGCGAGGGCGGAGGGGCTTCGCGCGGTCTTCTTGGAAGTCGCCGAGCACAACGACGTCGCGAGGCGCGTCTACGAGGAGCTTGGTTTTTCCTACACCCGCCGAGCCCGCCCCACGTTCGCCCCCGGCCTGTCGCACCAAGAGCTCGAAATGCGCCTTGACCTGCTTGCCGCGCCTCGTTAGTGCAGAATGCTCCCGGTCGCGTCGCATTGGTTCGAGCCGGGGTGGAACCGGCATTGCGGCTCGTCCTCGTCCGGCGCGCCGCTCTCGTCGTCCGCCCCGGCCCCGCCCTCGCCCGGCGCGGGGCAACCGCCCTGCTCGCGCAGGGGGTCGAGGGCCGCGCTGAGATCGCGCAGGCCGCCCTCCAGCGCGTCGATCGCTGCGTAAGCGTCTGGGTCGGCCCCGGTTCCGGCGAGCCTCGGGCTCTGGTAGCGGACGCCGCTGAAGAAGTCGTCGTGGTCGTCTTGGACCACGACGAATTGGCCCTCGACCGCGTCCCGCATGTGCTCGTAATCCGGGGTGACGGCCTCGAATTGCTGGCTCAGCCCCGGGTCGCCCGCTGCCGCCACCGCGCGGCCGAGGTAGCCGAAGGCGTTGATCATGGTTTTGAGCCGGAAATCCTCGTCGTGCTTTTTGACGTCGATGCTCGCGTAGGCGTTGTTCATGACCAGCCGCAAGTTCTCGAGGTCGAACTGCATGTCGCCGATTTTCTCCTCGACATCGTCCAATGCCGGGCACGGAGGCGCGGCGGCGGCGGGCGGGGAACCAGCGAGGGGAGCCGCGCCGAACGCGAGGAAGCAAGCGAGCGCCGCAAGGGCGGGTGTGCGCGCAACGCCCATAGTGTCTCTCCATTCGCAGAAGCCGTCCGCCCGCTCCGCGCGGCGGCGGATGATCGCCCACAGCCTACGCCGACGCGGATAAGCCGTGGCCCAGGGCCCTGGCCCTGCCCTGGATTTCGGCGGCCGGGCCCGCGCTGCGGCTGCTCGGTTACGCGAAGGCGCGGCTTGGCCGCGCCTTCGCGTAACCTAGACTGGAACTTCTGTGGACGAAACGAGAGGACAGGTCCTGAGCGACCGAACGAGAACATGAACCGATCGGCACTGATCCGCATCGTCGTGATCGTGGCCGCAGCGTTGGCGATCTGGCGGATCTTCTCCTACGTGAGCGACGACACCCGAGGCTTCCAGCAGGTTGACACCTCTGTGGCGATGAAGCAGCTCGACGACCCGGCGAACGTCGAGTCCGCTGTGCTGGAGGACTCCGAGCAGCGGCTGCGGTTGAAACTGAAGCACGCGTCCAGCGACACGGGCGGCAAGACCGACGTCTACGCCGCGATTCCGGGCGGGGCGCTGGACAAAGTCTTCGAACAGCTCGAACAGCTGCGCAAGGCCAACGGTTCGGCGGCCAAATACAACGTCGTCAACAACGACCCCGGCTTCCTCTCGCAGGCGCTCGTCCTGTACGGCCCGATCCTGCTCATCGGCGTCCTGTTCTATTTCGCGATCACCCGGATGCAGAACTCCCCGCGCGGCTTCGGGTTCGGCCGCTCCCGCGCCAAGCAGCTCTCCAAAGACGTCCCCAAGGTGACTTTCGCCGATGTGGCGGGCGCGGACGAGGCGGTCGAGGAGCTCTACGAGATCAAAGACTTCCTGCAAAACCCTGCCCGCTACCAGGCGCTCGGCGCGAAGATCCCGCGCGGCGTGCTGCTGTTCGGCCCGCCGGGCACCGGCAAAACCCTGCTTGCGCGGGCCGTGGCCGGCGAAGCGGGCGTTCCGTTCTTCACCATCTCCGGCTCGGATTTCGTGGAGATGTTCGTCGGCGTCGGCGCCTCTCGCGTGCGGGATCTTTTCGAGCAGGCCAAGCAGGCCAGCCCATGCATCATTTTCGTGGACGAGATCGACGCGGTCGGCCGCCAGCGCGGCGCGGGTTTCGGCGGCGGCCACGACGAGCGTGAACAGACGCTCAACCAGCTTCTCGTCGAGATGGACGGCTTCTCGGAGCGGCAAGGCGTCATTGTCATGGCTGCCACGAACCGGCCGGACATCCTCGACCCCGCCCTGCTGCGGCCCGGCCGCTTCGACCGTCAGATCCCGGTGGGCAACCCGGACATCGCGGGCCGTCGCGCCATCCTCGCGGTCCACGGGAAGGGCAAGCCCATCGCCCCTGACGCGGACCTCGAAGGGCTCGCCAAGCGGACGGTCGGCATGTCCGGCGCAGACCTCGCGAACGTGCTCAACGAGGCGGCCTTGCTCACCGCGCGGGAGAACGGCCAGCTCATCACCACTGCCGCCTTGGAGGAGTCCGTGGACAGGGTGATCGGCGGGCCGCGCCGCAAGAGCCGCATCATCAGCGAGCTTGAGAAGAAGATCGTCGCCTACCACGAGAGCGGCCACACCCTCGCCGGTTGGGCGATGCCCGGCCTTGATCCGGTGTACAAAGTCACGATTCTTGCGCGCGGGCGCACCGGCGGGCACGCGGTGACCGTCCCCGAGGACGACAAGGGGCTCGCGACCCGCTCCGAGCTGATCGCCCGGCTGGTGATGCTCCTCGGCGGCCGTGCCGCGGAGGAGCTGGTCTTCCACGAGCCGACCACCGGGGCCTCCTCCGACATCGACCGGGCCACCAAGGTCGCCCGCACCATGGTCATGGAGTACGGGATGAGCGCCAGGCTCGGCGCGGTGCGCTACGGCGACGAGCAGGAGGACCCGTTCCTCGGCCGCGCCATGGGGCAGCGCTCCGATTATTCGCACGAGGTCGCCAAAGAGATCGACGCGGAGGTGCGCGACCTCATCGAGGCCGCCCACACCGAGGCGTGGGCCGTGTTGGTGGAGTACCGCGACCAGCTGGACGCCTTGGCGACACAGCTGCTGGAAAAAGAGACCCTGCACCAAAAGGAGCTCGAAGAGATCCTTGCGGGCGTGCAGAAACGGCCGAAAATCACCGCCTTCGACGTGTTCGGGGACCGCGCCCCGTCCGACCGCCCGCCCGTGAAGACGCCCAGGGAACTCGCCGTCGAACGCGGCGAGCCGTGGCCGCCGGTTCCTCCGCACGTTCCTGCCCACGCGGCCGGCCAAGATCAGGGTCCCGCCCCGGACGCGCCGAGCCCGTCCCGTGTGCCCGCGCCAGCCTCTGCGAGCCTGGCTTCCGGCCCCCGCGCCGCCCAGCCGCATCAAGCGGGCTGAGCGCACGGAGTCTTCGTGGAGAGCTTCGAGCAGACCAAGTCGGCTTTTGACGACAACAGGGCAGAAGCGGCTGTCCGAGAATTGCTCATCGCCGTCGGCGAGGACCCGGACCGCCCAGGGTTGTCCAGAACGCCCGCGCGGGTCGCGAAGCTGTACCGTGAGTTGTTCTCGGGGTTGGAGCAGAACCCCGAAGACGTGCTCGGGGAGAGCTTCGCCGCCGACCATGACGAACTGGTGCTGGTCAAAGACATCCGCGTGCAGTCGGTCTGCGAGCACCACCTTCTGTCGTTCCACGGGAACGCGCATGTCGGCTACATCCCCGGCGTCGGCGGCTCGGTGGTGGGATTCTCCGCGCTTTCCCGCCTCGTCGACCTCTATGCCCGCCGCCCGCAAATCCAAGAGCGATTGACCTCGCAGGTAGCCGACGCGCTCATGGAGCACCTGCGCCCGCGCGGCGTCATTGTCGTGGTGGAGGCCGAGCATCTGTGCATGCAGGTCCGCGCCGACCGCCAGCAGTCCGCGCGGGTGACGACGTCAGCGGTCCGCGGACTGCTCCGCACCAATCCGTCGTCTCGGGCAGAAGCCTTGGGCTTCATCCTCCGCGCATGACCCCCGCTCTCACGATCATGGGCGTCCTGAACTGCACGCCGGATTCGTTCTCCGGCGACGGTCTGGCCAGCGCGCCGCGAGGGGCGGGCGAGGCGGCCGTGCGCGCAGGACTGCGCCTTGTCGCCGAAGGCGCGGACATCGTCGATGTCGGCGGGGAGTCCACTCGGCCTGGGGCCGCGCAGGTCGACCCGAGCGAGCAACTGGAGCGGATTCTTCCCGCTGTCCGCGGCTTGGCCGCGGCCGGGGTGTTCGTCAGCGTGGACACCTGCGCGGCGGCTGTCGCCAGGGCGGCGCTGGCACAGGGCGCGCGCATGGTGAACGACGTCGCTGGCGGACTGTGCGACCCGGAGCTGCTGACCGCCGCGGCGGAAGCCGGCGCGTGGCTGGTGCTCGGCCATTGGCCCGGAGCCCCGGCCCGCGACCACGGCTATCGCCCCGGCGGGACCACGGCGGCGCTCGTGGCGCAAGAGTTGTCCGAGCGGGCCGGGGCGGCGTTGGCCGCCGGGGTGGCCCGTGATCGGATCATCCTCGACCCTGGGCTGGGGTTCGGGAAGAACACCGAGGAGAACTGGGCGTTGATCCGAGGAGTCCACGAGTTGCGTGCGACAGGTTTCCCCGTGCTCATCGGCGCGTCCCGCAAGCGATTCCTTGGCTCGGGGCTCCCGCTTGCCTCTGGGCATGCCGAGGCCGACCAGGCAGAGCTTGTCTGGCGGGAGGCGGGGACCACAGCAGTCACCGCTCTGGCGGCGACGCTCGGCGCGTGGGGCGTGCGTGTGCACGCGCCACGCCCGAATCGGGCGGCGGCGCGTGCCGCCGCGGAGTTCACCGGCGAAGGAGCACACCATCATGGCTGATCGGATCGAATTGCGCGGCGTCTCCGTCTGGGCCCGCCACGGCTACGGCGACGAGGAGCGCGAGGCGGACCAAGAGTTCCTGGTCGATCTCACGGTCTGGTGCGACCTCGCCAAGGCCGCGCGGAGCGACGACCTCGAAGACACCCTTGATTACGGCGCGCTGGCGGTGCGGGCGGCGCAGATCGTGGGCGGGCCGCCGCGCAAACTGATCGAAGGGCTCGCGGCCGAGATCGCGGAGGACGTGATGCGCGACCCGAGGGTGTACGCCGTCGAAGCCGCCGTCCACAAACCCAAGGCCCCGATCCCCGTGCCGTTCGCCGACGTCGCGGTCATCGCTCGCAGGTCGAGAAGGACGGGCCCTGCGGAAAACTCTCGTCTCTAAAGCCCACTGCTCTCACCCCGCCGCGGCGGGGTGAGAGCGGCAGCGGCGAAGACGAGCAGCGGCAAAAACACAAGAGGACAGCTGCCGGGCGGGCGGCGGCGCTCAAGGGCCCGGAGCCGCCGCGAGGGCGACTATCATTGCCGTATGACCACGGCAGTGCTTTCTCTCGGGTCCAATCTCGGCAACCGGCTGGGTTTTTTGCAGCTCGCCGTTGCCTCGCTCGGCGACAGGGTGCTCGCGGCCTCTTCGGTGTACGAGACAGACCCGTGGGGCACGGCCGGCCCGAACTTCTTCAACGCGGTGCTCATGGCGTCCGATCCTGCGCTCGACGCGCGGGGCTGGTTGGACGAGGCGTTTCGGGCTGAGGCGCTCGCGGGGCGCACGCGCGAGACGGTCTGGGGGCCCAGGACGCTCGATGTGGACGTGATCGCCTGCTATGACGAGGACGGGGCCCCCGTCGTGGTGGACGAGCCAACGCTCTCGGTCCCGCATCCTCGGGCGCATCAACGGGCCTTCGTGCTCGTCCCTTGGCTCCAGGTCCAGCCGCAGGCGCGCTTGGCGGTCGGCGGCGAGGACATTTCGGTCCGCGAGCTCATCGCCCAGCTCGCGCAGGCCGAGCGGGCCTCCGTGCGCCACACCCCGCTCACGTTGTCCGCGTTCACCGCGCACGTCTCATGAATCGCGATGTCATTGTCGGGTGCGTGGCCTGTGTTGCGGTCGGCGCGCTGTGGGCGCTGTGCGGGCCGGGGATCACGACGATGCCCCAACGGCTGTCGTCGGCGGCTCCGCTGATGCTGCTCGGGCTGATGGAGGCGGGTCTGGGCAGCTACCTGAAATCTCGGGTGCGCGGCAATCGGATCGGCCTCGGCCCGGGCCTCACCCCGCCGGTCTTCGTGGCGCGCGTGGGCAGGCTCGCGAGCGCGACGGTGTTCATGGGGGCTGCCTTCGCAGGGTTTTGGGGCTCGCTGGCGGTGTACTCGTTCCTGCGCGCGCACCAATTGTTGGCCGCCGAACGCAATCTGCCCGCCGATCTTTTCGGCGTCGCCGGAGCTGCGACGCTTGTGGCAGGCGCTTTCTGGTCGCGGCGGTGCTGCCGGGCCCCCGGCGACGGCTCTGCTGGATCCTGCGCTGGCGGCGCGGCGCCCTGAACGCCGCGGCAAGCGCAAGGACACAACAAATTCACAGGAGACAGTCAGCCATATTTCAGAACGCACCGTGTACGCTCTGAGGCTATGAGAAAAGTATGGGTCAGTGCAGCTAGTTTTGTGTCTCTTGCAGGCGCTGGGATGTTTTTGATGGCTCCGGGCCACGCGATGGCCGATCCGGACGACGACACGACCCCGGCGACTTCGACTTCTGCTCCCGCCACGGGCGACGCTCCCGCCGCGGACGAAGCCCCCGCGACGAGCGGCTCCCCGACGACGACGTCCTCGTACAACCCGTACGCCACCTCGTCCTCCCCGAAGCCGTCTGCGGAGGACCAGGACGAAGCCGCGCCGACCGCTGAGCCCGGCGACGAGGACGAGGACGCGCCCGCCCGGCCGAGCGTTTCGGCCTCTCCGGCTCCCGCGCCTTCTCCCGCGCCCGCTTCCCCGGAGGCCTCGCCTGCTCCCAAGCCGACCAACCCGGCGCAGGTCAAAGCTGCCGCCTGCACGTTCTCCCGCGAGGTGACCGCGCAGGTCGCGAAGGACACCAAGCAGTTCAACGAGCTCGCCGCCGTCGAGAACGCCAGCTGGTCCGACGAGGATCTGGCCGCTGCGAGCGAGTCCGCCCGCGCCGGTTACCAGACCGCTCTCGACAAGATCCGCTCCACGGTGCCGACCTCCGGGTACCCGAGCGACATCACTGCTGCGCTCACCGACCTCGCGCACGCCGCTGATGACTGGATCTACCTGATCGACAACCAGAACGGCGACATGATTCAGGGCGCGATCTCTGAGTACAACGACGCGGTCGGGCGTCTGCGCACCACCTGCCAGTAGTTTTCCGGACAACGGCGAAAGAGGCCGAACCCGCAGGGGTTCGGCCTCTTTCGCCGTTCATGGAGAAGTTTCTGAGCATGTTCCGAGCAGAATTCCCAGAGAGACCGCATTTGCGAGGTATGGTCTTCACCATGCGTCCGAGTCATGCCCTCATCGCCCCCAGGGGCGGGTGCGGAGTGGCGGTATGACCGAATCGG from Segniliparus rotundus DSM 44985 includes:
- the folP gene encoding dihydropteroate synthase, producing the protein MTPALTIMGVLNCTPDSFSGDGLASAPRGAGEAAVRAGLRLVAEGADIVDVGGESTRPGAAQVDPSEQLERILPAVRGLAAAGVFVSVDTCAAAVARAALAQGARMVNDVAGGLCDPELLTAAAEAGAWLVLGHWPGAPARDHGYRPGGTTAALVAQELSERAGAALAAGVARDRIILDPGLGFGKNTEENWALIRGVHELRATGFPVLIGASRKRFLGSGLPLASGHAEADQAELVWREAGTTAVTALAATLGAWGVRVHAPRPNRAAARAAAEFTGEGAHHHG
- a CDS encoding DUF3180 domain-containing protein, whose protein sequence is MACVAVGALWALCGPGITTMPQRLSSAAPLMLLGLMEAGLGSYLKSRVRGNRIGLGPGLTPPVFVARVGRLASATVFMGAAFAGFWGSLAVYSFLRAHQLLAAERNLPADLFGVAGAATLVAGAFWSRRCCRAPGDGSAGSCAGGAAP
- a CDS encoding GNAT family N-acetyltransferase produces the protein MAPDPGEEEVTSVTLFRLCQDDWERHRAIRLEALRTAPDMYSTKLEDMVDQPESFWREIMGKNRYFYVRTGSDVVGLAGLATPTGHAAASADKGTALTEQLPASTGMLISVFVAARARGRRLGALLSQAVIGQARAEGLRAVFLEVAEHNDVARRVYEELGFSYTRRARPTFAPGLSHQELEMRLDLLAAPR
- the folK gene encoding 2-amino-4-hydroxy-6-hydroxymethyldihydropteridine diphosphokinase; the encoded protein is MTTAVLSLGSNLGNRLGFLQLAVASLGDRVLAASSVYETDPWGTAGPNFFNAVLMASDPALDARGWLDEAFRAEALAGRTRETVWGPRTLDVDVIACYDEDGAPVVVDEPTLSVPHPRAHQRAFVLVPWLQVQPQARLAVGGEDISVRELIAQLAQAERASVRHTPLTLSAFTAHVS
- the folB gene encoding dihydroneopterin aldolase produces the protein MADRIELRGVSVWARHGYGDEEREADQEFLVDLTVWCDLAKAARSDDLEDTLDYGALAVRAAQIVGGPPRKLIEGLAAEIAEDVMRDPRVYAVEAAVHKPKAPIPVPFADVAVIARRSRRTGPAENSRL
- the ftsH gene encoding ATP-dependent zinc metalloprotease FtsH, coding for MNRSALIRIVVIVAAALAIWRIFSYVSDDTRGFQQVDTSVAMKQLDDPANVESAVLEDSEQRLRLKLKHASSDTGGKTDVYAAIPGGALDKVFEQLEQLRKANGSAAKYNVVNNDPGFLSQALVLYGPILLIGVLFYFAITRMQNSPRGFGFGRSRAKQLSKDVPKVTFADVAGADEAVEELYEIKDFLQNPARYQALGAKIPRGVLLFGPPGTGKTLLARAVAGEAGVPFFTISGSDFVEMFVGVGASRVRDLFEQAKQASPCIIFVDEIDAVGRQRGAGFGGGHDEREQTLNQLLVEMDGFSERQGVIVMAATNRPDILDPALLRPGRFDRQIPVGNPDIAGRRAILAVHGKGKPIAPDADLEGLAKRTVGMSGADLANVLNEAALLTARENGQLITTAALEESVDRVIGGPRRKSRIISELEKKIVAYHESGHTLAGWAMPGLDPVYKVTILARGRTGGHAVTVPEDDKGLATRSELIARLVMLLGGRAAEELVFHEPTTGASSDIDRATKVARTMVMEYGMSARLGAVRYGDEQEDPFLGRAMGQRSDYSHEVAKEIDAEVRDLIEAAHTEAWAVLVEYRDQLDALATQLLEKETLHQKELEEILAGVQKRPKITAFDVFGDRAPSDRPPVKTPRELAVERGEPWPPVPPHVPAHAAGQDQGPAPDAPSPSRVPAPASASLASGPRAAQPHQAG
- the folE gene encoding GTP cyclohydrolase I FolE is translated as MESFEQTKSAFDDNRAEAAVRELLIAVGEDPDRPGLSRTPARVAKLYRELFSGLEQNPEDVLGESFAADHDELVLVKDIRVQSVCEHHLLSFHGNAHVGYIPGVGGSVVGFSALSRLVDLYARRPQIQERLTSQVADALMEHLRPRGVIVVVEAEHLCMQVRADRQQSARVTTSAVRGLLRTNPSSRAEALGFILRA